The Frigidibacter mobilis genome contains a region encoding:
- the mobC gene encoding plasmid mobilization relaxosome protein MobC codes for MPRRRRLSEIERSTIAQDRRNGVSAASLAARYDVSLKTIYNVVNHWGERQTANGSRSRVVGIRVSDDDLRRFDAALSRRGIAHRSDAMRRLMLAAEGVFLPDDEMCDELRSLGAALNRVGNNVNQIARRLNEAKVRGERLSYPASSHRDVRALAGLVFDLADQVQEMSRARRSVLDLEISSALAGLAVGDANGAE; via the coding sequence ATGCCCCGCCGTCGTAGACTGTCAGAGATCGAGCGATCGACCATCGCCCAGGACCGCCGGAACGGCGTCTCCGCGGCGTCGTTGGCAGCCCGCTACGATGTCAGCCTTAAGACGATCTACAACGTGGTGAACCACTGGGGTGAGCGTCAGACAGCGAACGGCAGCCGATCGCGGGTTGTGGGGATCCGGGTCTCGGACGACGACCTGCGCCGGTTCGACGCGGCGCTGTCGCGGCGTGGGATTGCGCACCGCTCGGATGCCATGCGCCGCCTGATGCTGGCGGCCGAAGGTGTCTTCCTGCCCGACGACGAGATGTGTGACGAGTTGCGCAGCCTCGGCGCCGCGCTCAACCGGGTCGGCAACAACGTCAACCAGATCGCGCGACGTCTGAACGAGGCCAAGGTGCGGGGCGAGAGACTGTCCTACCCGGCCTCAAGTCACCGTGACGTCCGCGCACTTGCCGGTCTGGTCTTCGATCTGGCCGACCAGGTCCAGGAGATGTCGCGTGCGCGGCGCAGCGTGCTGGACCTTGAGATCAGCTCCGCCCTGGCGGGCCTCGCCGTGGGGGATGCGAATGGTGCGGAGTGA
- a CDS encoding division plane positioning ATPase MipZ: protein MPNENLVVIAAMARKGGSGKTTLSRALISAAIAAGRRVMLIDTDSTRVLGAWHARAEAGGLSSPLLCSATVESVAGVEDQIDQVYTAGTADFIFIDTAGVGAEWSDGIAVLADHIVTPVMLSTSDFDVGAQTSDWFEKLKSRVDDPSSLPRHHVVLNMVDPKTTRADAALIEEALTRFPVIETVMMRRNTYKEMDQKGLLHALALEKQSDPNPLMRPHVRHVVEALEEATDILNNILAA from the coding sequence ATGCCGAACGAAAATCTTGTGGTGATCGCAGCGATGGCCCGGAAGGGGGGCAGTGGAAAAACGACGCTTTCGCGCGCCTTGATCAGCGCCGCGATCGCCGCCGGACGCAGAGTGATGTTGATCGACACGGACAGCACGAGAGTACTCGGTGCCTGGCATGCTCGGGCGGAAGCCGGTGGGCTGAGTTCGCCGCTTCTCTGCTCGGCCACCGTCGAAAGCGTGGCGGGTGTCGAGGATCAGATCGATCAGGTCTACACGGCAGGCACGGCAGACTTCATCTTCATCGATACCGCAGGGGTCGGTGCCGAATGGTCAGACGGCATCGCGGTGCTTGCGGACCACATTGTGACGCCCGTCATGCTGTCGACGTCTGATTTCGATGTCGGAGCGCAGACTTCTGATTGGTTTGAGAAACTGAAATCCCGTGTTGACGACCCCTCCAGCCTTCCGCGCCACCACGTCGTCCTCAACATGGTCGACCCGAAAACGACCCGTGCTGACGCCGCCCTGATTGAAGAAGCGCTCACCCGTTTTCCGGTGATTGAGACCGTCATGATGCGACGAAACACTTACAAGGAGATGGATCAGAAGGGGCTTCTCCACGCCTTGGCGCTGGAAAAGCAATCTGATCCAAACCCTCTGATGCGTCCACATGTACGTCATGTCGTCGAGGCGCTCGAGGAGGCGACGGACATCCTCAACAATATTCTTGCTGCGTGA